One window of the Lytechinus variegatus isolate NC3 chromosome 3, Lvar_3.0, whole genome shotgun sequence genome contains the following:
- the LOC121411298 gene encoding putative prolyl-tRNA synthetase associated domain-containing protein 1 produces the protein MASEDNQATASTNGGREELIALFDRLGIAHETTEHPEVFTVEAMMPHIQHLTGAFCKNLFLKDKKKKLYLLTAHHDRPIQLNAVSKKVGASGGLRLADESILKEKLGVTQGCVTPYAIFNDTAGDVKFILDSDVVNGGHEKLFGHPMVNTASTAISPADLMKFAKEMGHEPILLDFSDM, from the exons ATGGCAAGCGAAGATAATCAAGCAACAGCCTCTACTAACGGGGGAAGGGAGGAACTGATCGCCTTGTTCGACCGGCTGGGAATCGCTCACGAGACCACCGAGCATCCAGAG GTTTTCACTGTTGAGGCCATGATGCCACATATTCAACATTTGACGGGGGCATTCTGTAAGAACCTCTTCCTAAAGGACAAGAAGAAAAAGCTTTACCTCCTCACTGCTCACCATGATAGACCTATTCAGCTCAACGCAGTAAGCAAGAAAGTAGGTGCATCGGGTGGGCTTCGACTTGCTGATGAGTCTATACTCAAGGAGAAGTTGGGCGTGACCCAAGGTTGTGTCACACCCTATGCCATCTTCAATGACACAGCAGGAGACGTAAAGTTCATATTGGACTCTGATGTAGTCAACGGTGGTCATGAGAAGTTATTTGGTCATCCGATGGTGAATACAGCCTCCACCGCAATCTCGCCAGCGGACCTGATGAAGTTTGCAAAGGAGATGGGGCATGAACCCATCTTACTTGACTTCAGTGACATGTAA